One genomic segment of Alphaproteobacteria bacterium HT1-32 includes these proteins:
- a CDS encoding phage head-tail adapter protein — MSQADDLIQRLDRLAAERSVWDDHWQEIAERVLPRQADFNTRNTAGDKRTDKIFDSTAALALDRFASAMESMLTPRSSRWHSLRFASSALEEDDTAKRWLEQVTDLLFRVRYGPFAAFASNLHEAYVSLGAFGTQVIYTEEGFDRAPIHYRALHIGECFLETDFTGRVDTVYRRFELSARQAAQKWGEQKLSPKLSRALEKDSDADQQFAFLHAVQPAAKEGRRAFDSWYVEIESRHIVHSGGYYEMPYHVSRFATTPRETYGRGPAMFALPDIKMLNEMAKTTLRAAQKMVDPPLGIYTDGVMGRPNLNPGALNPGGVNAQGQEMIRPIGGGGRPDIGLDMMERRRQAINEGFWVTLFQILVDSPAMTATEVLERAQEKAQLLGPAVGRQQSELLGPLIEREVAILGRKGLLPEPPPHIAGEELEIDYTSPLARMQRAEEGVGTLRTLEALQAVAPAKPEVFDNLDADATVRGLAEINGMPLKFLRPLKDVAASRKSQQAEAAQAGQMQALMGMADAAGKAAPAVQALKDAGDV; from the coding sequence ATGTCACAGGCCGATGATCTGATTCAGCGCCTTGACCGGCTGGCCGCAGAGCGGTCGGTCTGGGACGACCACTGGCAGGAGATCGCCGAGCGGGTATTGCCCCGTCAGGCGGATTTCAATACCCGGAATACCGCAGGCGACAAGCGCACGGACAAGATATTCGATTCCACAGCCGCCCTGGCGCTCGACCGGTTTGCCTCGGCGATGGAAAGCATGCTGACACCGCGTTCCTCACGCTGGCACAGCCTGCGCTTTGCCAGCTCGGCGCTGGAGGAGGACGACACGGCAAAGCGCTGGCTGGAGCAGGTAACCGATTTGCTGTTCCGGGTTCGGTATGGTCCGTTCGCGGCCTTTGCCTCGAACCTGCATGAGGCCTATGTCAGCCTCGGTGCTTTCGGCACCCAGGTGATCTATACGGAAGAGGGGTTCGACCGGGCGCCGATCCATTACCGTGCCCTGCATATCGGTGAATGTTTTCTGGAGACCGATTTCACGGGCCGGGTGGATACGGTCTATCGCCGGTTTGAACTGTCGGCCCGGCAGGCGGCGCAGAAATGGGGTGAGCAAAAGCTGTCGCCGAAACTGTCCCGTGCGCTGGAGAAAGACAGTGATGCAGACCAGCAATTCGCTTTTCTGCATGCGGTGCAGCCGGCTGCAAAGGAAGGTCGCAGGGCCTTCGACAGCTGGTATGTGGAAATCGAGAGCCGTCATATCGTGCATAGCGGCGGCTATTACGAGATGCCCTATCATGTCTCCCGTTTCGCCACGACCCCTCGGGAGACCTATGGTCGCGGGCCGGCCATGTTTGCGCTTCCCGATATCAAGATGCTGAACGAGATGGCGAAGACGACCTTGCGCGCAGCCCAGAAGATGGTCGACCCGCCGCTCGGCATTTATACGGACGGGGTGATGGGCCGCCCGAACCTGAACCCCGGTGCGCTCAACCCCGGCGGGGTGAATGCGCAGGGGCAGGAGATGATCCGCCCGATCGGCGGCGGTGGCCGTCCGGATATCGGACTGGATATGATGGAGCGCCGCCGTCAGGCGATCAATGAAGGCTTCTGGGTAACCCTGTTCCAGATCCTTGTCGACAGCCCGGCGATGACGGCAACCGAGGTGCTGGAACGGGCACAGGAGAAAGCCCAGCTGCTGGGTCCGGCGGTCGGGCGACAACAATCGGAACTGCTGGGGCCGCTGATCGAACGGGAGGTGGCAATTCTCGGGCGGAAAGGTTTGCTGCCGGAGCCGCCGCCGCATATCGCCGGTGAGGAACTGGAGATCGACTATACCTCGCCACTGGCTCGGATGCAGCGGGCTGAGGAAGGGGTCGGCACGCTGCGCACGCTGGAAGCGTTGCAGGCTGTAGCCCCGGCCAAGCCGGAGGTTTTCGACAATCTGGACGCCGATGCCACGGTGCGGGGGCTGGCCGAAATCAACGGTATGCCGTTGAAATTCCTGCGTCCGCTGAAGGATGTGGCCGCGAGCCGCAAAAGTCAGCAGGCCGAAGCCGCACAGGCCGGCCAGATGCAGGCGCTGATGGGTATGGCCGATGCGGCGGGCAAGGCCGCACCTGCTGTTCAGGCGCTGAAGGATGCCGGTGATGTCTGA
- a CDS encoding RNA 2'-phosphotransferase produces the protein MDDVRLSKFLSLVLRHKPQKIGLTLDEEGWANVEELLAAMARDGKVINRARLDRVVANNDKQRYGFDETGTKIRARQGHSLKVDLKFTAVAAPPVLWHGTVDRFLRPILAEGLKPGGRQHLHLSADTETARAVGARRGKPVILKIDAAAMQAVGHDFFLSDNGVWLTAAVPPEFLSQE, from the coding sequence ATGGATGATGTGCGTCTGTCGAAATTCCTGTCGCTGGTATTGCGGCATAAACCGCAGAAGATCGGCCTGACCCTGGATGAGGAAGGCTGGGCGAATGTCGAGGAGCTGCTGGCGGCGATGGCCCGTGATGGCAAGGTGATCAACCGCGCTCGGCTGGATCGGGTGGTTGCCAATAATGACAAGCAGCGTTACGGCTTTGATGAAACGGGAACGAAAATCCGCGCCCGGCAGGGCCACAGCCTGAAGGTCGATCTGAAATTCACCGCTGTCGCCGCACCGCCGGTTCTCTGGCATGGTACGGTAGATCGGTTCTTGCGGCCGATACTGGCGGAAGGGCTGAAACCGGGCGGCCGGCAGCATTTGCATCTGTCGGCTGATACGGAAACCGCCCGGGCCGTCGGTGCCCGCAGGGGCAAACCGGTCATTCTGAAAATTGATGCCGCCGCCATGCAGGCTGTCGGGCATGATTTCTTTCTTTCCGACAACGGCGTGTGGCTGACCGCTGCGGTACCACCGGAATTCCTGTCACAGGAATAG